In Burkholderia gladioli, a genomic segment contains:
- a CDS encoding MIP/aquaporin family protein: MSPYIAEFIGTAILVLLGNGAVANVLLAKTKGRGADLIVIVMGWAMAVFVAVYVTAKFSGAHLNPIVTISLALAGKFAWAKVGGYIAAQMLGGMAGALLVWLAYRQHFAKEVDPDLKLAVFCTAPAIRSVTHNVLTEAICTFVLILGVLYLAAPQVGLGALDALPVGLLVLGIGISLGGPTGYAMSPARDLSPRIMHALLPIPGKRDSDWRYAWIPVLGPLAGGAAAAWLYLFLHQAH; this comes from the coding sequence ATGTCACCTTATATTGCGGAGTTCATCGGCACGGCCATCCTCGTGCTGCTCGGCAACGGCGCGGTCGCCAACGTGCTCCTCGCGAAAACCAAGGGCCGCGGCGCGGACCTGATCGTGATCGTGATGGGCTGGGCGATGGCCGTGTTCGTGGCCGTCTACGTCACCGCGAAGTTCAGCGGCGCGCACCTCAACCCGATCGTCACCATCAGCCTCGCGCTGGCGGGCAAGTTCGCCTGGGCCAAGGTGGGCGGCTACATCGCCGCGCAGATGCTGGGCGGCATGGCCGGCGCACTGCTGGTCTGGCTCGCCTATCGACAGCATTTCGCCAAGGAGGTCGACCCCGATCTCAAGCTCGCCGTGTTCTGCACCGCGCCCGCGATCCGCAGCGTCACGCACAACGTGTTGACCGAGGCGATCTGCACCTTCGTGCTGATCCTCGGCGTGCTCTACCTGGCCGCGCCGCAGGTCGGGCTCGGCGCGCTCGACGCGCTGCCGGTGGGGCTGCTGGTGCTCGGCATCGGCATCTCGCTGGGCGGGCCGACCGGTTACGCGATGAGCCCGGCGCGCGATCTGTCGCCGCGCATCATGCACGCGCTGCTGCCGATCCCGGGCAAGCGCGACAGCGACTGGCGCTATGCCTGGATCCCCGTGCTGGGGCCGCTGGCGGGGGGCGCCGCGGCGGCCTGGCTGTACCTGTTCCTGCACCAGGCGCATTGA
- the glpK gene encoding glycerol kinase GlpK — protein sequence MQGQYILALDQGTTSSRAMLFDRQGNIVSIAQKEFEQIYPRPGWVEHDPQEIWSTQAGVAAEAVTRVGLNGTAIAAIGITNQRETTIVWDRETGQPIYNAIVWQDRRTADFCDSLKADGLEAMVRAKTGLPIDSYFSGTKIRWILDNVEGAREKARQGRLAFGTVDSWLVWNFTKHELHVTDVTNASRSMLFNIHTRQWDDELLAALDIPRSMLPEVRASSEIYGHTKTTVFASKLPLAGIAGDQQAALFGQMCTSSGMVKNTYGTGCFLMMNTGDKPIESKNNLVTTIAWQVGDQVNYALEGSIFIAGAVVQWLRDGLGIIKSASEIEKLAASVPHTDGVYLVPAFAGLGAPHWNARARGSLFGVTRGTSDAHLARAALDSIAYQSLDVLAAMEADSGISIGELRVDGGASANNLLMQFQADLLGVDAVRPQITETTALGAAYLAGLAIGYWQNLDEVRSQWQLDTRFSPSMPAEQVSTALAGWQRAVRAAKAWADDTR from the coding sequence ATGCAGGGTCAATACATCCTCGCACTCGACCAGGGCACGACGAGCTCGCGCGCGATGCTGTTCGATCGCCAGGGCAACATCGTATCGATCGCCCAGAAGGAGTTCGAGCAGATCTATCCTCGCCCGGGCTGGGTGGAGCACGATCCCCAGGAAATCTGGTCGACCCAGGCCGGCGTCGCCGCCGAGGCGGTCACGCGCGTGGGCCTGAACGGCACCGCGATCGCGGCGATCGGCATCACCAACCAGCGCGAGACCACCATCGTCTGGGATCGCGAGACCGGCCAGCCGATCTACAACGCGATCGTGTGGCAGGACCGCCGCACCGCCGACTTCTGCGACTCGCTCAAGGCCGACGGCCTGGAAGCGATGGTGCGCGCCAAGACCGGCCTGCCGATCGACTCCTACTTCTCCGGTACCAAGATCCGCTGGATCCTCGACAACGTCGAGGGCGCGCGCGAGAAGGCGCGCCAGGGCCGGCTCGCGTTCGGCACGGTCGATAGCTGGCTGGTCTGGAACTTCACCAAGCACGAGCTGCACGTCACCGACGTGACCAACGCCTCGCGCAGCATGCTGTTCAACATCCATACGCGCCAGTGGGACGACGAGCTGCTGGCCGCGCTCGACATCCCGCGCAGCATGCTGCCCGAGGTGCGCGCCTCCTCCGAGATCTACGGCCACACCAAGACCACCGTGTTCGCCTCCAAGCTGCCGCTGGCCGGCATCGCGGGCGACCAGCAGGCGGCCCTGTTCGGCCAGATGTGCACCAGCTCGGGGATGGTGAAGAACACCTACGGCACCGGCTGCTTCCTGATGATGAACACCGGCGACAAGCCGATCGAGTCGAAGAACAACCTGGTGACCACCATCGCCTGGCAGGTCGGCGACCAGGTGAACTACGCGCTGGAAGGCAGCATCTTCATCGCCGGCGCGGTGGTGCAATGGCTGCGCGACGGCCTGGGCATCATCAAGTCGGCCAGCGAGATCGAGAAGCTGGCGGCCAGCGTGCCGCATACCGACGGCGTCTACCTGGTGCCGGCCTTCGCCGGCCTGGGCGCGCCGCACTGGAACGCCCGCGCGCGCGGCTCGCTGTTCGGCGTCACGCGCGGCACCAGCGACGCCCACCTGGCGCGCGCGGCGCTCGACTCGATCGCCTACCAGTCGCTCGACGTGCTGGCGGCGATGGAAGCCGATTCGGGCATCAGCATCGGCGAGCTGCGGGTGGACGGCGGCGCCAGCGCCAACAACCTGCTGATGCAGTTCCAGGCGGACCTGCTCGGCGTGGACGCGGTGCGCCCGCAGATCACCGAGACCACGGCGCTCGGCGCGGCCTACCTGGCGGGCCTGGCGATCGGCTACTGGCAGAACCTCGACGAGGTGCGCAGCCAATGGCAGCTCGACACGCGTTTCTCGCCGTCGATGCCGGCCGAGCAGGTCAGCACGGCGCTGGCCGGCTGGCAGCGCGCGGTACGCGCCGCCAAGGCCTGGGCCGACGACACGCGCTAA
- a CDS encoding DEAD/DEAH box helicase: protein MSFASLGLAEPLVRAVNELGYTEPTPIQTQAIPAVLGGGDLLAGAQTGTGKTAGFTLPILQRLNANAAAQAGGKRAVRALILTPTRELAAQVEESVRAYGKYLKLRSTVMFGGVSINPQIDALKRGVDIVVATPGRLLDHMQQKTIDVSQLDILVLDEADRMLDMGFIHDIKRVLARLPAKRQNLLFSATFSDEIKALADSLLDSPALIEVARRNTTAETIAQKIYPVDRDRKRELLTHLIREHNWFQVLVFTRTKHGANRLAEQLGKDGISALAIHGNKSQSARTRALTEFKAGTLQVLVATDIAARGIDIDQLPHVVNYELPNVPEDYVHRIGRTGRAGANGEAVSLVCVDEKQLLRDIEKLIKREIPQEVIAGFEPDPNAKPEPIQRRGQQQQRGGGGGGGARQPQGQGRGQGAARRDGAQPGGAKPAAKPAAKAAPKPAAKPVKAGGGGGGAATAAKPRPAGGGRPGGGQGGNGGGNANAGHANRNRSSRSGQRGH from the coding sequence ATGTCTTTTGCTTCCCTCGGCCTCGCCGAACCCCTCGTGCGGGCCGTCAACGAACTCGGCTATACCGAACCGACCCCGATCCAGACCCAGGCGATCCCCGCCGTGCTCGGCGGCGGCGACCTGCTCGCCGGCGCCCAGACCGGCACCGGCAAGACCGCCGGCTTCACGCTGCCGATCCTGCAGCGCCTCAATGCGAATGCCGCCGCGCAGGCCGGCGGCAAGCGCGCCGTGCGCGCGCTGATCCTCACGCCGACGCGCGAACTGGCCGCCCAGGTCGAGGAGAGCGTGCGCGCCTACGGCAAGTACCTGAAGCTGCGCTCGACCGTGATGTTCGGCGGCGTGAGCATCAATCCGCAGATCGACGCGCTCAAGCGCGGCGTGGACATCGTGGTGGCAACGCCGGGCCGCCTGCTCGACCACATGCAGCAGAAGACCATCGATGTCTCGCAGCTCGACATCCTGGTGCTCGACGAAGCCGATCGCATGCTCGACATGGGCTTCATCCACGACATCAAGCGGGTGCTCGCGCGCCTGCCCGCCAAGCGCCAGAACCTGCTGTTCTCGGCCACCTTCTCCGACGAGATCAAGGCGCTGGCCGACAGCCTGCTCGACTCGCCGGCCCTGATCGAGGTGGCGCGCCGCAACACCACGGCCGAGACCATCGCGCAGAAGATCTACCCGGTCGACCGTGACCGCAAGCGCGAGCTGCTCACCCACCTGATCCGCGAGCACAACTGGTTCCAGGTGCTGGTGTTCACGCGCACCAAGCACGGCGCCAACCGCCTGGCCGAGCAGCTCGGCAAGGACGGCATCAGCGCGCTGGCGATCCACGGCAACAAGAGCCAGTCGGCCCGCACGCGCGCGCTGACCGAGTTCAAGGCCGGCACGCTGCAGGTGCTGGTGGCCACCGATATCGCCGCACGCGGCATCGATATCGACCAGTTGCCGCACGTGGTCAACTACGAGCTGCCGAACGTGCCGGAAGACTACGTGCACCGCATCGGCCGAACCGGCCGCGCGGGCGCCAACGGCGAGGCGGTCTCGCTGGTCTGCGTCGACGAGAAGCAACTGCTGCGCGACATCGAGAAGCTGATCAAGCGCGAGATCCCGCAGGAAGTGATCGCCGGCTTCGAGCCCGATCCGAACGCCAAGCCGGAACCGATCCAGCGCCGTGGCCAGCAACAGCAGCGCGGGGGCGGCGGTGGCGGCGGCGCTCGCCAGCCGCAAGGCCAGGGGCGGGGGCAAGGCGCGGCGCGCCGTGACGGCGCCCAGCCGGGCGGCGCGAAGCCGGCCGCCAAGCCGGCGGCGAAAGCGGCGCCCAAGCCTGCCGCGAAGCCGGTCAAGGCCGGCGGTGGTGGCGGCGGCGCCGCGACCGCGGCCAAGCCGCGTCCGGCAGGCGGCGGCCGACCGGGCGGTGGCCAGGGCGGCAACGGCGGCGGCAATGCCAATGCGGGGCACGCGAACCGCAACCGCTCCTCGCGCAGCGGCCAGCGCGGCCACTGA
- the glpD gene encoding glycerol-3-phosphate dehydrogenase, translating into MSEQTRYDVLVIGGGINGAGIARDAAGRGLSVLLCEQDDLASHTSSSSTKLIHGGLRYLEYKEFGLVRKALQERETLLRAAPHIIWPLRFVMPHMPNLRPAWLIRIGLFLYDHLARRELLPGSRGITMARHAAGAPLVDSIRRGFVYSDGWVDDARLVVLNALDAHERGAEILTRTRLVAARRENGEWIATLQRADGSSREVRARAIANAAGPWVGSVLHGALGRDARHSVRLVKGSHIVTRRLFDHDHAYIFQNPDKRIIFAIPYEQDFTLIGTTDVEYHDDPSKVAIDRDETQYLCDSINRYFKQKISPADVRWTYSGVRPLLEDENADNPSAVTRDYKLEMDDGQGAPLLSVFGGKITTFRKLAEDAAGMLVEALGSGRAAWTAGQPLPGGDIANARFAPFAEAFAKRHAWLPAALARRYARAYGTRAERIVAGASSLAGLGAEIAPGIHEAELCHLRDSEWATRADDVLWRRSKLGLHVAPGTLETVTAAIDAWFAQGGEAAPAAEPAARRVVH; encoded by the coding sequence GTGAGCGAACAGACTCGGTACGACGTGCTCGTGATCGGCGGCGGCATCAACGGCGCGGGCATCGCGCGCGACGCGGCCGGGCGCGGCCTGTCCGTGCTCCTTTGCGAGCAGGACGACCTGGCCTCGCACACCTCCTCGTCCAGCACCAAGCTGATCCACGGCGGGCTGCGCTATCTCGAGTACAAGGAATTCGGGCTGGTCCGCAAGGCCCTGCAGGAGCGCGAGACGCTGCTGCGCGCCGCGCCCCACATCATCTGGCCGCTGCGCTTCGTCATGCCGCACATGCCGAACCTGCGCCCGGCCTGGCTGATCCGCATCGGCCTGTTCCTCTACGACCACCTCGCCAGGCGCGAACTGCTGCCCGGCTCGCGCGGCATCACCATGGCCCGCCATGCGGCCGGCGCGCCGCTGGTCGATTCGATCCGGCGCGGCTTCGTCTACTCGGACGGCTGGGTCGACGACGCGCGCCTGGTGGTGCTCAACGCGCTGGACGCGCACGAACGCGGCGCCGAGATCCTGACGCGCACGCGCCTCGTGGCCGCGCGTCGCGAGAACGGCGAATGGATCGCCACCCTGCAGCGCGCCGACGGCTCGAGCCGCGAGGTGCGCGCCCGCGCGATCGCCAACGCGGCCGGCCCCTGGGTCGGCTCGGTGCTGCACGGCGCGCTGGGCCGCGACGCGCGCCACAGCGTGCGGCTGGTGAAGGGCAGCCATATCGTCACGCGCCGCCTGTTCGATCACGACCACGCCTACATCTTCCAGAATCCCGACAAGCGGATCATCTTCGCGATCCCCTACGAGCAGGATTTCACGCTGATCGGCACCACCGACGTCGAGTATCACGACGATCCCTCGAAGGTGGCGATCGACCGCGACGAGACGCAATATCTCTGCGACTCGATCAACCGCTACTTCAAGCAGAAGATCTCGCCGGCCGACGTGCGCTGGACCTATTCCGGCGTGCGCCCGCTGCTCGAGGACGAGAACGCCGACAACCCCTCGGCCGTCACGCGCGACTACAAGCTCGAGATGGACGACGGCCAGGGCGCGCCGCTGCTGTCGGTGTTCGGCGGCAAGATCACCACCTTCCGCAAGCTGGCCGAGGACGCGGCCGGCATGCTGGTCGAGGCGCTCGGCTCGGGCCGCGCGGCCTGGACCGCCGGCCAGCCGCTGCCGGGCGGCGATATCGCCAACGCGCGCTTCGCGCCGTTCGCCGAAGCCTTCGCGAAACGCCATGCCTGGTTGCCGGCCGCGCTGGCGCGCCGTTACGCGCGCGCCTACGGCACCCGCGCCGAACGCATCGTGGCCGGCGCCAGCTCGCTGGCCGGGCTCGGCGCCGAAATCGCACCGGGCATCCACGAAGCCGAACTGTGCCACCTGCGCGACAGCGAGTGGGCGACCCGCGCCGACGACGTGCTGTGGCGCCGCTCGAAGCTGGGCCTGCATGTCGCGCCCGGCACGCTGGAGACGGTCACCGCCGCGATCGACGCCTGGTTCGCGCAAGGCGGCGAGGCAGCCCCGGCGGCCGAGCCCGCCGCGCGACGCGTCGTGCACTGA
- a CDS encoding cytochrome c, producing the protein MKRQSLYAFGALAIAAAATLAPAVWPGAAKWAGSLIDTARAAAPAADTNQAALIKKGEYLSRVGDCVACHTVRGGQPFAGGLPMPTPFGTMYTPNITPDNQYGIGKWSADDFYRAMHTGRSKDGSLLYPGFPFTSYTKVTRADSDAIYAYLRSVPAVNTASRPHELKFPFNNRNLLIGWRTLFFKEGEFKPDPTKSVEWNRGAYLVEGLGHCSMCHTSINLMGAPRSSSAFAGGLIPLQNWYAPSLTNDTEFGLGDWHVQELTDLLQAGVSMRGAVFGPMADVVHNSLQYMSDDDARSMSVYLKSIPQKGNAPTNLQYEPSQKFGDQLLEQGRKLYADNCATCHGASGQGKPPSYPPLAGNHSIMMESAVNPIRMVLNGGYPPSTFRNPRPYGMPPFAQALSNQEVAAVVSYIRSAWGNNGSPISPQQVSDLRSAPLD; encoded by the coding sequence ATGAAACGCCAGTCCCTGTATGCCTTCGGCGCCCTCGCGATCGCCGCCGCCGCGACGCTCGCGCCCGCCGTCTGGCCCGGCGCCGCCAAGTGGGCGGGCAGCCTGATCGACACCGCGCGCGCCGCCGCGCCGGCCGCCGACACGAACCAGGCCGCGCTGATCAAGAAGGGCGAGTATCTGTCGCGGGTGGGCGACTGCGTGGCCTGCCACACGGTGCGCGGCGGCCAGCCCTTCGCCGGCGGCCTGCCGATGCCCACCCCGTTCGGCACCATGTACACGCCGAACATCACGCCCGACAACCAGTACGGCATCGGCAAGTGGAGCGCCGACGACTTCTATCGCGCGATGCACACGGGCCGCTCGAAGGACGGCAGCCTGCTCTACCCGGGCTTCCCCTTCACCAGCTACACCAAGGTCACGCGCGCCGATTCGGACGCGATCTACGCGTACCTGCGCTCGGTGCCGGCGGTCAACACGGCGAGCCGCCCGCACGAGCTGAAATTCCCGTTCAACAACCGCAACCTGCTGATCGGCTGGCGCACGCTGTTCTTCAAGGAGGGGGAATTCAAGCCGGACCCGACCAAGTCGGTGGAATGGAACCGCGGCGCCTACCTGGTCGAGGGCCTGGGCCACTGCAGCATGTGCCATACCTCGATCAACCTGATGGGCGCGCCGCGCAGCTCCTCGGCCTTCGCCGGCGGGCTGATCCCGCTGCAGAACTGGTACGCGCCCTCGCTGACCAACGACACCGAGTTCGGCCTCGGCGACTGGCACGTGCAGGAGCTGACCGACCTGCTGCAGGCCGGCGTGTCGATGCGCGGCGCGGTGTTCGGGCCGATGGCCGACGTGGTGCACAACAGTCTGCAGTACATGTCGGACGACGACGCGCGCTCGATGTCGGTCTACCTGAAGTCGATTCCACAGAAGGGCAACGCGCCGACCAACCTGCAATACGAGCCCTCACAGAAGTTCGGCGACCAGTTGCTGGAACAGGGCCGCAAGCTCTACGCGGACAACTGCGCGACCTGTCACGGTGCCTCCGGCCAGGGCAAGCCGCCCTCGTATCCGCCGCTCGCCGGAAACCATTCGATTATGATGGAGTCTGCAGTGAACCCGATCCGGATGGTGCTCAACGGCGGTTACCCGCCCAGCACGTTCCGGAATCCGCGTCCATACGGGATGCCGCCGTTCGCGCAAGCCCTGTCGAATCAAGAGGTTGCAGCCGTCGTGTCGTATATCCGATCGGCCTGGGGCAACAACGGTTCGCCGATCTCGCCGCAGCAGGTGAGCGATCTGCGTTCCGCACCGCTCGACTGA
- a CDS encoding phage tail assembly chaperone: protein MLSPHEFATLLLVKDAPDQAEMERDELDALLEQQLVRLEALGSGRRYCVTESGDAALRSIKVRYS from the coding sequence ATGCTGAGTCCGCATGAATTCGCCACCCTGCTGCTCGTCAAGGACGCGCCGGATCAGGCCGAGATGGAACGCGACGAACTGGATGCGCTGCTCGAGCAGCAACTGGTACGCCTGGAAGCCCTCGGTTCGGGCCGTCGCTACTGCGTCACCGAAAGCGGTGACGCGGCGCTCCGATCGATCAAAGTACGTTATTCCTGA
- a CDS encoding DeoR/GlpR family DNA-binding transcription regulator gives MTTRDPRLSLNARQQELLDWVQRDGFVTVEDLAAHFDVTPQTIRRDVNWLADLNLLRRYHGGASLPTSSENVSYSARQRMFHDEKRRIAALAATHIPDQASLFINLGTTTEEVARALNRHRGLRVITNNLNVASMMSGYPECEVLITGGIVRPWDKGIVGELAIDFIRQFKVDYAIIGTSAIETDGTLRDFDTREVRVAEAIIQHARTVYLVTDHSKFGRPALVRQGHLSQVHALFTDKAPPEEMGETIAAAGTQVYLAD, from the coding sequence ATGACGACACGAGACCCCCGCCTCTCGCTCAACGCGCGCCAGCAGGAGCTGCTCGACTGGGTGCAACGGGACGGCTTCGTGACGGTGGAGGACCTGGCCGCCCACTTCGACGTGACGCCGCAGACGATCCGCCGCGACGTCAACTGGCTGGCCGACCTGAACCTGCTGCGCCGCTACCACGGCGGCGCGAGCCTGCCGACCAGCTCGGAGAACGTGTCCTACAGCGCCCGCCAGCGCATGTTCCACGACGAGAAACGGCGCATCGCGGCGCTCGCCGCCACGCACATCCCCGACCAGGCCTCGCTGTTCATCAACCTCGGCACCACCACCGAGGAAGTCGCGCGAGCCCTGAATCGCCATCGCGGCCTGCGCGTGATCACCAACAACCTCAACGTGGCCAGCATGATGAGCGGCTACCCCGAGTGCGAGGTGCTGATCACGGGCGGCATCGTGCGGCCCTGGGACAAGGGCATCGTCGGCGAGCTGGCGATCGACTTCATCCGCCAGTTCAAGGTCGACTACGCGATCATCGGCACCTCGGCGATCGAGACCGACGGCACCCTGCGCGACTTCGACACGCGCGAGGTGCGGGTGGCCGAGGCGATCATCCAGCACGCGCGCACCGTCTACCTGGTCACCGACCACTCCAAGTTCGGCCGCCCGGCCCTGGTGCGGCAGGGGCACCTGTCGCAGGTCCACGCGCTGTTCACCGACAAGGCGCCGCCCGAGGAAATGGGCGAGACCATCGCCGCCGCCGGCACCCAGGTCTACCTGGCCGACTGA
- a CDS encoding CopD family protein — protein sequence MKFDSLWSGQVAMAALAQIAFAVALGSLLFGAWLAAEGARATVSPAHGAWRRAQRSLATAALVFVLAELGWIVYEAATMGGTGLGEAFGALPAVLGDTHVGHAWSLLFGGALALLVLALLRPGGVAGKLLFWLAILVVEAGNASIGHAADAGPWSPALGVQLLHLLSTAVWGGIVLAGGMAVLPALGASIARGVLIRVAQRVSRVSMAAVLVVIATGIYNAIRGTGGDIAVLDASTWGRVLLLKLVLVALALLLGGLNRFSALPRLRRTAATEDARTFVNVLYLEAVAMIGVFVAAAVLAASVPGFASLAQ from the coding sequence ATGAAATTCGACAGCCTCTGGAGCGGCCAGGTCGCGATGGCCGCGCTCGCGCAGATCGCCTTCGCCGTCGCGCTGGGCTCGCTGCTGTTCGGTGCCTGGCTCGCCGCCGAGGGCGCGCGCGCCACCGTGTCTCCCGCGCATGGCGCATGGCGGCGCGCGCAGCGCTCGCTGGCGACGGCGGCCCTGGTGTTCGTGCTGGCCGAGCTCGGCTGGATCGTCTACGAGGCGGCCACCATGGGCGGCACGGGCCTGGGCGAGGCGTTCGGCGCGTTGCCGGCGGTGCTGGGCGACACCCATGTCGGCCATGCCTGGAGCCTGCTGTTCGGCGGCGCGCTGGCCTTGCTGGTGCTGGCCTTGCTGCGGCCCGGCGGCGTGGCCGGCAAGCTGCTGTTCTGGCTCGCGATCCTGGTGGTGGAGGCCGGCAATGCCTCGATCGGCCACGCGGCCGACGCGGGCCCCTGGTCGCCCGCGCTCGGCGTGCAGCTCTTGCACCTGCTGTCGACCGCCGTGTGGGGCGGCATCGTGCTGGCGGGCGGCATGGCGGTGCTGCCGGCGCTGGGCGCCTCGATCGCGCGCGGCGTGCTGATCCGCGTCGCGCAGCGCGTCTCGCGCGTGTCGATGGCGGCGGTGCTGGTGGTGATCGCCACCGGCATCTACAACGCGATCCGCGGCACCGGGGGCGACATCGCCGTGCTCGACGCCAGCACCTGGGGCCGCGTGCTGCTGCTCAAGCTGGTGCTGGTCGCGCTGGCGCTGCTGCTGGGCGGGCTGAACCGCTTCTCGGCCCTGCCGCGGCTGCGGCGCACCGCGGCCACCGAGGACGCACGGACCTTCGTCAACGTGCTGTACCTGGAGGCGGTCGCGATGATCGGCGTGTTCGTCGCGGCGGCCGTGCTCGCAGCCAGCGTGCCCGGCTTCGCCTCGCTCGCGCAATGA
- a CDS encoding c-type cytochrome, with amino-acid sequence MEPRVSSIRVFRPLLAALCISAACLPVGSQAQSAPASGAAAAAPLKAPDTMAERVRGCTACHGTHGQGTDNDYFPRLAGKPAEYLYNQLINFRDGRRKYPPMNYLLTYLSDDYLHAIAVHFSNERPPYPPPAKPSVSDEVMARGQALATRGDAARKIPACIACHGAQLTGMQPAIPGLVGLHSDYLSAQIGAWRSGNRRAKAPDCMHEIASRLTDEDVTAVTAWLAAQAAPANPVPAAAGSLKLPLACGSEPQ; translated from the coding sequence TTGGAGCCTCGCGTGTCTTCAATACGTGTATTCCGTCCCCTGCTCGCCGCGCTGTGCATCAGCGCCGCCTGCCTGCCGGTCGGCTCGCAAGCCCAGTCAGCTCCCGCCTCCGGCGCCGCCGCGGCGGCCCCGTTGAAGGCACCCGACACGATGGCCGAACGCGTGCGCGGCTGCACCGCCTGCCACGGCACCCACGGCCAGGGCACCGACAACGACTACTTCCCGCGCCTGGCCGGCAAGCCCGCCGAATATCTCTACAACCAGCTGATCAACTTCCGCGACGGGCGACGCAAGTACCCGCCGATGAACTACCTGCTCACCTACCTGAGCGACGATTACCTGCACGCGATCGCGGTGCACTTCTCCAACGAGCGTCCGCCCTATCCGCCGCCGGCCAAGCCGAGCGTGTCGGACGAGGTGATGGCGCGCGGTCAGGCACTGGCCACGCGCGGCGATGCGGCGCGCAAGATCCCGGCCTGCATCGCCTGCCACGGCGCGCAGCTCACGGGCATGCAACCTGCGATCCCGGGCCTGGTGGGCCTGCACAGCGACTACCTCAGCGCGCAGATCGGCGCCTGGCGCTCGGGCAACCGGCGCGCCAAGGCACCCGACTGCATGCACGAGATCGCCTCGCGGCTCACCGACGAGGACGTCACCGCCGTGACCGCCTGGCTCGCCGCGCAGGCGGCGCCGGCCAATCCGGTCCCGGCGGCGGCCGGCTCGCTGAAGCTGCCGCTCGCCTGCGGCAGCGAACCGCAATGA
- a CDS encoding ferritin-like domain-containing protein, with translation MLAETKHVMPWRIEDIDLSRIDRAKAAANEDLLLLLCAASFIESGSDLYTSNLSQFFGDDPEVAGWLNEQWEHEELQHGRALKAYIGHVWPEFDWDLAFHNFFDEYSKTCSLEAFEKTRALEMVARCVVETGTATLYRAINECSDEPVLKEITNNIRTDEVRHYKHFFKYFKKYNEVEGNGRWAVLGALMRRVLEIRNEDSEIALRHVFAIRYPDKVRDSAYNRERAARVNALVRRNLSADMCIKMLLKPLDLPSRIQPGVQYPLTKLTQHVFFR, from the coding sequence ATGCTGGCTGAAACCAAGCATGTGATGCCCTGGCGCATCGAAGACATCGACCTCTCGCGGATCGACCGCGCGAAGGCCGCCGCCAACGAAGACCTGCTGCTGCTGTTGTGCGCGGCCTCGTTCATCGAGAGCGGCTCCGATCTCTACACCAGCAACCTGAGCCAATTCTTCGGCGACGATCCCGAGGTGGCGGGCTGGCTCAACGAGCAGTGGGAGCACGAGGAACTGCAGCACGGCCGCGCGCTGAAGGCCTATATCGGCCACGTGTGGCCCGAGTTCGACTGGGACCTCGCCTTCCACAACTTCTTCGACGAATACTCGAAGACCTGCTCGCTGGAAGCCTTCGAGAAGACGCGTGCGCTCGAGATGGTGGCGCGCTGCGTGGTCGAGACCGGCACCGCCACGCTCTATCGCGCGATCAACGAGTGCTCGGACGAGCCGGTGCTCAAGGAAATCACCAACAACATCCGCACCGACGAAGTGCGCCACTACAAGCACTTCTTCAAGTATTTCAAGAAGTACAACGAGGTCGAGGGCAATGGCCGCTGGGCCGTGCTCGGCGCGCTGATGCGCCGCGTGCTCGAGATCCGCAACGAGGATTCGGAGATCGCGCTGCGCCACGTGTTCGCGATCCGCTATCCCGACAAGGTGCGTGACTCGGCCTACAACCGCGAGCGCGCGGCCCGCGTCAACGCGCTGGTGCGCCGCAACCTGTCGGCCGACATGTGCATCAAGATGCTGCTCAAGCCGCTCGACCTGCCTTCGCGGATCCAGCCCGGCGTGCAGTATCCGCTGACCAAGCTGACCCAGCACGTGTTCTTCCGTTGA